The Nicotiana tabacum cultivar K326 chromosome 5, ASM71507v2, whole genome shotgun sequence sequence tcaaatgattgattgattgattaattttttggaccaaatttatttgttaatagtaaaatattaacagaaatgttattaaatatttgttttaataacaaaatattaatattaaatcctccaatctatttttctgttttggtaacagaaaattaactaccctcttcaatttttcctctttattgTTGATTAAATAGCTGTTTATGTAATGGCATTTATGTTGTGGCtgttttgcataaacaaccattctgaagagttgcacctcttcagatttcagcccaactttggctataaatacaacgCTATTCTGTTAAGAATTTCCAtatgattttctgagtttctcctccttcttctgcatacttttagcatcaaacaaagcaacagtaagtgtgatttgctaccgaactttgtattcgctgaaacactggggtttgaagtaccactacactagtgtgtaattcgttctatcatgggaggaaataatccataaccttgggtactaggaggagattaaattccttaaggaaacactgtgaattcagtgggctcgaattggtTTTATGTTATTTCGTAGTTCATTTAtgtttatgttcatttatatttccagaattattttacaaatacagtttactaacaaAGTAAACTTTTAaattgaaattaaattaaaatataaattattttttatttgcatTAATTATATGAATCAAACATATTGTAGTAATCAGCTCCTTTATAATGTTAACAGCTTTAAGgatatttctatctttttaaCAGAAAAAAATTATTACCAGCATTTGTTTATTAAacacttcaacaacttttttaagTTTCAGTACTTTTATCCAAACAGATAActgtttatttataaaaataagtttcagcacttaaaagctGATTTTAAACACTCGTGCTTCAAAACTACTTTTTCCCGGCTAATCCTAGAATACTCTAAATCAGTTAACAGTTGCAATTAAAGGGCTTCACGGGCACATTTCGCCGCGTCGCCCACTTTCACGCCTCTCCTGCCGCAATTTCAATATCAGCATTCGCCTTATCTCTACACTTGACACGAGACTTTGCAGAAAACAGTGCCACAATTATTTCACTTTCACCTATCATTCAACTGCTCCCACCAAGAAAAATTTGAGCCAATTTGCTAACATCACTTCCCATACAACTGGAAGCATTCAACAACatcctccttttttttttcttggtttTGCCAAACACACTTGAATCCAACAGTAAGAATATATACTCCTATTGTTTCTTCTTTCACTTTATTCTCCTGTCTAGTGGAGTATCAAGACGCAAAATGAGTAGTACCTTTATAATAGTTTATTTAATTACATAAGCACTATTGGATAAGATCAGATCCGAgatctttcttttcattttgaaaatctttctttaaataatttttttcatttacaTAAGCAatttgtaactttttttttttgttgttgcgaAAGGAAGTTGAAGATTTTAGTTTCATGAATTCTTGTTTTACCGTTAGTTTATCGGAAAAACTATACTCCCtgtgtttcaaattagatgaggtattttcctttttaaattgttccaaaataaatgacacatttttaaatttggaaataattcaactttaaactcttcattttatttattttacccttaataagaagcttttataaccacacaaatgtcatgaccccacaaagcttttaccccttaaacttttaataccacaaatttcaaaagtctttttctttttttcttaaactccgtattGAATCAAACTacgtcatctaaattgaaacgggggagtattatttttatcacaagatAGAAATAAGGTCTACGTACGTACTATCCTCTTTTGACTCcattttttattgttgttgtatcgTTAGTTgatgtttttcttttcaaaaaaaataattgatGAGGTAGTTTAGGTATTAAAGTTTTACATTAGGGTTAAGATTAACGTGGTACTCCAAATATCTAACAATAAAAATATGGAGAAAACACTACATTGACAAAGATTTAAATTAGTATACTGACGATATGAAATTTTGTATACTATTAGTGTAGTTTAACCTATTATAGCAAATTAGTTATTAAGTAATTTACCTATAATTATCTTATAAATAACTcgattatataaatatattttacacTATCAGTGCATAAAATTTGAATCTATGGATATTATATATCAAAAGtttcaaataacatcaaagtatGAATGAGGCTTTTGTAATCGAATTTAGAACAAGAATGGATGTTTCTATAATTTTGTAAGTTAGAGAGATCAAGCGTCTATACTATTCTTCAACTAGATGGGAGTTAGCACGAATATATCCTTAAACATATAAAGTTAATTTTCCATAATCAAAATTGCCTCCAATTTCCTTTCAACTTATATTAAAGGTGCTATTTTCAGTTTTCTAACAATTTTACTAAAGGTTTTTATTTCATGAATATAGCTAACAACCATTGGCCTTGGTACCTTTATTATATGCAATGTAATGAAAGAAAAACATAGTTAACAAGAAAAATAGAACTCTATTACTCCATAAACTTAGCTAGCGTTTGACCatagatttccaaatttattttgaaattctgatttgggtgaagtttgggttgaagatgaaaatgtgtttgggcatcagttttcaaaacatattttccaaatttattttggaaaaacatgtgTATTATTAGTGTGCGTaaatattttggcccaaaatcagctTGAGATTTGGAATTTTgccaaaatgtaggcaaaatctataaccaaacatgtgtttgccaaataaaacccaaatttattttggtaaaatctatggccaaatgaGTCCTTATACTCTTCCAAAATGATGGTTAAGTTATCTATTTTTAAGTGGTAAATATTTATAATATACaatactaaatacattttttaaaAGAATACATTACGAGGTTAATATATAGGAGTAACTATTTAACTTTAGCTCACTTACAACTCATTACTTCAATTGCATTAGTCTTATGCTGAAGCCTAGTCACCCATATATATACTTCCTCCGTttcatttattttatatggtgATATTTAAACGAATACAAAGTCTACACAGAGAAATAAATATTTGGCACATGCcaaaaatattcttaaaatttACGCTATTTAGTCTTAAGCACCCCACAAATTTGTAAGACCGCACTATAATACAAAAAGTTTAAATTTAAAGAGTTTCTAAATATAATCATCTAAAATATAAAATGGAACATGTTCGACTTTTATGTATAGATTTACTTTTGTTCTAGAATGTTTTATCCTCCAACGTGATATTTCTTACGTCAATTAGGTTGAAGTTTTTTTTGGAGCCAAAtgtattttttttccaaaaattaaggtgttttgaccaagtttttataaggaaaaaaagtgtttttgagaaaaaaagcagtttttgagaagcaggAAAAAGTAATTTctccccaaaagcacttttttgagaaacatttttgagaaaaatacacataaaaacagtttttaaaagtttgaccaaacactaattactgctcaaaagtgcttttcatattaattagtcaaacacaaactgtttttcACCAAAAGCATtcttttgaaaagtacttttgagaaaaacacttatcaaaataaactaattttagaagcttggccaaacaaaccATTTAGTCGAGTAACCAAAAACATAGTAAAATATAAAATGGAacagagaatagaataatagaaaataaatatacACTCTTTCTCATCTCAACCAATAATTTACAATTCCCGTGATCTCAAAACTAGAAATTCAAACGAAAAAGGAGATGAAAAAAAAAGGtgataaaaccaaaagaaaagaaaagatcaCACTATATTTTGAGCTCACTGGTTTTGTCCATGGCTTTGTTGAGTATCTCCATTACTCTCTTCTCTAACCTCAATCGCCACTTCTTCTAATTTCTCCTTTTCATCACTTCCCTTTTCCGAATTTTCCTCACATTTATTCAAATTACTTCCATCACCTAAAACAGTACCACCTTTACTTAACATTAACATAGGCGTAGCCAAAAAACTTGGGTTCAAATCTCCAGCCATTATAACAACAATCTTCTCTTCAAACTCCGGCACCGCCCTCACAACTCCGGTCGCCGGTTTTTCACCGGCACCGACCTCAGTATCATCGTGTGACTGATTATCGTCATGTTCTCTTAAATGGGAAGAGAGTTTCCAGTAAGAACAAGCTAATATTAATAGAGCAAAAGCTATTAATCCTAACATAGCTGCTAATCCGCCGAAGAGATACGGCACCGGTGAATGCCACGGCGATTTTTGAAATATCGCCGGCGGTGAAAATGTAGCTTTTATTGTTGGTGATGAAGTTGAAGTAAAACTAGTTCctgttctcatttttttttttttttgtgggatTTTTTAATCTTGTTGGGATTTTGGTTTGGAAATGAGAGAGAATTAAAGAGGAAAGTTTTAGAGGAAATTGAGGactgtttttcttttttgctttagcCTGAGAAAATGCAGAGTGGTGAATGTGTATTTATAAGCAGAACAAGTGGAACCTGTGGAAGTGGAAGGAGAAAATAGAGATTTCTTAAAAGGGGAAGTCGAAAAGTTAAAAAGAGAAGTCGAAAAgttaaaaagagaaaatagaagTACTTTTTTTCCATCCCGTTTAGCCATAAATATAAATCTACCGTATTTGGCTAGTCcaatattttagatttttataaattgaGAATCTTTCTTTCTCGTTCAGCAACATACACAATGTAACCATATGaggtttgagagtcgtgtttagggggagaactttatgAGACAAGTGTTAATGTGTCACTTGTATTTGCAtattcgtgaggttgttctcttgatattttgtactctcttttatatagtggattgctcatctccgctgtAGATGTAGGTcgattgaccgaaccacgttaaatattttgtgtctattttgatatatttctcttttgttatttGATATATCGTCATTCAAGTGTTGCTTTACTAGCTTCCGCTTGATTCCTATTTTCTCAATCCTAACAAAAAGGTGTAGATTAATGTTCAATAAAGTGGGTGAAACAGAGACAAAAAATTACTGGGTAATTATTTTTTTCTGATCTTTCTAAGATTGGGCATGCAAAATTATTCAGTCCATGTGTTGGTGCGAGATAATAGTACCGATAGAACGTCTATTACATCCCAGAAAAGTCCCACATCGGCTAAACATGGGAGAGATAATAAGTATATAAGGAAGTAAGCCTTAGTGACGCTTTTAAAGTTGTACTGACCTATGCccagagcggacaatatcactagtagACTGGACCGTTATATATGGTATCGGAGACACTCCGCATGCAATCTTGGACGATTGGGGCAAACGCGAGGACACCAAATCCCTAAAGGGGGTGTTTGTGATAGCCCCAAGCGAATTCCACATCGTCAAAACACATGAAAGATGCAAGGTACAAGAAAGCAAGCCTTAAACCTTAGTGTCGCATTTTAAAGTGGTGTCGACTTAGGCCCAAAGTAAATAGTATCACGGGTGGAGTGGGCTGTTACGCAGTTGACGTGCATACAATTGATCCGCATACTACCATCATATAAAAACCGAAAAAGGTCAA is a genomic window containing:
- the LOC107774527 gene encoding protein GLUTAMINE DUMPER 1-like, giving the protein MRTGTSFTSTSSPTIKATFSPPAIFQKSPWHSPVPYLFGGLAAMLGLIAFALLILACSYWKLSSHLREHDDNQSHDDTEVGAGEKPATGVVRAVPEFEEKIVVIMAGDLNPSFLATPMLMLSKGGTVLGDGSNLNKCEENSEKGSDEKEKLEEVAIEVREESNGDTQQSHGQNQ